From a region of the Acinetobacter calcoaceticus genome:
- a CDS encoding saccharopine dehydrogenase family protein → MTNPNDSNWIIYGANGYTGELIAREAIRQGLKPTLAGRNKEKVEALAQELGLDYKAFGLDNVDAVSEQLQGFKLVMHCAGPFSATSKPMMEACIKAGAHYLDITGEISVFELAQSLNIQAEKADIVLCPGVGFDVIPTDCVAAALKEALPDATHLALGFDSRTGFSPGTAKTSIEGMGEGGKIRKNGKITTVPLAHYVRTIDFGDGKKSAMSVPWGDVSTAFYTTGIPNIEVFVPAFPKMIMGAKMMNYVRPILRLKAVQKFIKARIEKTVVGPNEELRAKVPTYVWGEARNSRGEIKTARIQTENAYSLTVNGSLTVVNYLLKNTVKGGTYTPAKLMGYKLVTELPGSGPLVIT, encoded by the coding sequence ATGACAAATCCTAACGATTCAAACTGGATAATTTATGGAGCAAATGGCTACACGGGCGAGTTAATCGCTCGTGAAGCTATACGTCAAGGTTTAAAACCGACACTTGCAGGTCGTAACAAAGAAAAAGTTGAGGCACTTGCTCAAGAGTTAGGGCTCGACTATAAAGCTTTTGGGCTTGATAACGTAGATGCGGTAAGTGAGCAACTCCAAGGCTTTAAACTGGTCATGCACTGTGCAGGGCCATTTTCAGCTACTTCAAAACCCATGATGGAAGCATGTATAAAAGCAGGTGCTCATTATCTCGATATTACGGGTGAAATTTCTGTATTTGAATTAGCGCAGTCACTTAACATTCAAGCAGAAAAAGCCGATATTGTGCTTTGTCCGGGTGTTGGCTTTGATGTGATTCCGACAGACTGCGTGGCAGCTGCACTGAAAGAAGCACTACCAGATGCAACCCATTTAGCGCTTGGTTTTGACTCTAGAACTGGGTTTTCACCGGGTACTGCCAAAACAAGTATAGAAGGTATGGGGGAAGGCGGAAAAATTCGTAAAAACGGAAAAATTACCACTGTTCCATTAGCACATTATGTTCGGACCATTGATTTTGGTGACGGTAAAAAAAGTGCCATGAGTGTTCCATGGGGAGATGTCTCTACCGCTTTCTATACAACAGGTATTCCAAACATTGAAGTGTTTGTTCCGGCGTTTCCAAAAATGATTATGGGCGCAAAAATGATGAACTATGTACGTCCAATATTAAGACTTAAAGCCGTGCAGAAGTTTATTAAGGCGCGTATTGAAAAAACAGTCGTTGGACCAAATGAAGAGCTCCGCGCAAAAGTACCGACCTATGTTTGGGGTGAAGCCAGAAATTCACGTGGAGAAATAAAAACCGCCCGCATCCAAACAGAAAATGCTTATAGCCTTACGGTCAATGGTTCACTGACCGTGGTGAATTATTTACTCAAAAATACCGTTAAAGGTGGTACATATACACCAGCAAAACTGATGGGTTATAAGCTAGTGACTGAGCTACCGGGTTCTGGACCGTTGGTCATTACTTAA
- a CDS encoding dihydrofolate reductase family protein encodes MRKLVLFLHASLDGFVEGPNGAMDIGWIAYDADLANHAKEVLSTADTVIWGRATYQMMHGYWPSILSNPEASEHERNHAEWIEKTEKIVFSTTLDKVEWNNSRLVKDHVEEEINKLKQQSGKDMVILGSPRFAHYLMQLNLIDEYKITISPVLIGNGLPLFEGGSEKTNLKLIENKTFASGAIGLHYQKIS; translated from the coding sequence ATGAGAAAACTAGTACTGTTCCTACATGCATCACTTGACGGTTTTGTCGAAGGTCCAAATGGGGCAATGGATATTGGCTGGATTGCTTACGACGCCGATTTAGCAAATCATGCAAAAGAAGTTTTAAGCACGGCCGACACGGTGATTTGGGGACGCGCGACTTACCAAATGATGCATGGTTACTGGCCATCTATACTTTCCAATCCAGAAGCTTCGGAGCACGAAAGGAATCATGCAGAATGGATTGAAAAGACTGAAAAAATCGTTTTTTCAACAACCTTAGATAAAGTTGAGTGGAATAATTCTAGACTTGTAAAAGATCATGTTGAAGAAGAGATCAATAAGCTCAAACAGCAATCGGGTAAAGATATGGTTATTCTCGGTAGTCCTAGATTTGCGCACTACCTCATGCAACTGAATTTAATTGATGAATATAAAATTACAATTTCTCCAGTCTTGATTGGTAATGGATTGCCTTTATTTGAGGGTGGTAGTGAAAAGACGAATCTTAAACTCATCGAAAATAAAACCTTTGCTTCAGGAGCGATAGGTCTTCATTACCAAAAGATAAGCTGA
- a CDS encoding type 1 glutamine amidotransferase domain-containing protein, which translates to MFKVWDIQRWLTIIFAIFLTSNAVHAAESAKTQSLTKVSGKILVVMTNHSAYPTRSDKTGLWLTELTHFYDVALASGYKMDLVSPLGGEVPLDERSLKSIYLDKSARNHLADPAFMQLLKTTLSPSAINPSQYKAIYYTGGHGTMWDFPNNQSLQNISEQIYRQGGVISAVCHGVGGLLPLQDENGKSLITNRTVTGFANIEETLSGIKSQVPFSLQKGLIERGAKYKRAFVPFTSYVVSDDRIITGQNPQSSKEIAEAVIKRLSTIQ; encoded by the coding sequence ATGTTTAAAGTTTGGGATATTCAGCGTTGGTTAACAATTATTTTCGCCATCTTTTTAACTTCAAATGCGGTACACGCCGCAGAGTCAGCTAAAACTCAAAGCCTGACTAAAGTAAGCGGAAAAATTTTAGTGGTGATGACCAATCATTCAGCTTACCCTACTCGTTCTGATAAAACAGGACTTTGGTTGACTGAACTCACTCATTTTTATGATGTCGCTTTAGCCTCTGGCTATAAAATGGATCTTGTAAGTCCACTCGGTGGTGAAGTTCCGTTAGATGAGCGTAGTTTAAAGTCAATTTACTTAGATAAATCGGCACGAAACCATTTAGCCGACCCGGCCTTTATGCAACTTCTAAAAACCACACTATCCCCGAGTGCAATTAACCCATCACAATACAAAGCCATTTACTATACCGGTGGTCATGGCACTATGTGGGATTTTCCAAACAATCAATCTTTGCAGAACATTAGCGAACAAATCTATCGACAAGGCGGAGTCATTTCAGCGGTATGTCACGGTGTAGGTGGTTTATTACCTCTACAAGATGAAAATGGCAAATCGTTAATTACAAATAGAACCGTTACTGGTTTTGCAAATATTGAAGAAACACTGTCAGGTATTAAGTCTCAAGTTCCCTTTTCTTTACAAAAGGGACTCATTGAACGTGGAGCAAAATACAAGCGAGCGTTTGTTCCATTTACTTCTTATGTAGTTTCAGACGACAGAATTATTACTGGGCAAAATCCTCAATCGAGTAAAGAAATTGCCGAAGCTGTCATTAAACGTTTAAGTACGATTCAATAA
- a CDS encoding MerR family transcriptional regulator produces MNISELSKLSGLSTPTIRYYEQIKLLPKAKRKSNGYREYSNNDLKQLSLIQQAQQVGFTLAEIKAFLPSKVATWNHDELIQTLETKIQEIELLEQKLKASKQNLHTMIEAINNKPDEITCEENAERLMNLYYDKAKTP; encoded by the coding sequence ATGAATATTAGTGAGTTATCTAAATTAAGTGGCTTAAGCACGCCCACAATTCGTTATTATGAACAAATCAAACTCTTGCCTAAAGCTAAGAGAAAATCAAATGGCTATCGCGAATATAGTAACAACGATTTAAAGCAACTCTCTTTGATTCAACAAGCACAGCAAGTTGGTTTTACGTTAGCAGAAATTAAAGCTTTTTTGCCTTCAAAAGTTGCTACTTGGAACCACGATGAACTCATTCAAACACTTGAAACTAAAATTCAAGAAATAGAACTTTTAGAACAGAAACTAAAAGCAAGTAAGCAAAACTTACATACAATGATTGAAGCCATTAATAACAAGCCAGATGAGATTACTTGCGAAGAAAATGCAGAAAGACTCATGAATCTCTACTACGACAAAGCAAAAACACCATAA
- a CDS encoding type 1 glutamine amidotransferase domain-containing protein: protein MSKRILHVVTNVSRYKDVDEPTGLWLGELTHAYDEFEKQGYIQDIVSPNGGKTPIEPKSLGALVADKSVKAREDDQAFMTLLANTFKPSDINWQDYDAIYYTGGHGVMWDFLDNPELQEITKNIYEKGGIVSSVCHGYCGLLNVRLSNGKRLIEGKKLTGFAWSEEILAGVAKKVPYNAEELAKEYGADYEKALIPFAPHVVQDGNLITGQNPFSAKKTALEIIENLEKA, encoded by the coding sequence ATGTCTAAACGCATATTACATGTCGTGACTAACGTTTCACGTTACAAAGATGTAGATGAGCCCACAGGTCTATGGTTAGGCGAACTTACCCATGCCTATGATGAGTTTGAGAAACAAGGTTATATTCAGGATATTGTAAGTCCGAATGGTGGAAAAACGCCGATTGAACCAAAGTCACTCGGTGCTTTAGTTGCCGATAAATCTGTCAAAGCGAGAGAAGACGATCAAGCATTTATGACTTTGCTGGCAAATACATTCAAACCGTCAGATATCAATTGGCAGGATTATGATGCGATTTATTACACTGGTGGCCATGGGGTAATGTGGGATTTTTTAGATAACCCTGAACTTCAAGAAATCACCAAAAATATTTATGAAAAAGGCGGTATTGTGTCGAGCGTTTGCCATGGCTACTGTGGCCTACTTAATGTAAGGCTTTCCAATGGTAAACGGCTTATAGAAGGGAAGAAGTTAACTGGCTTTGCATGGAGTGAAGAAATTTTAGCAGGGGTAGCAAAAAAGGTGCCTTACAATGCCGAAGAGTTAGCAAAAGAGTACGGTGCAGACTATGAAAAGGCTTTAATTCCATTTGCACCACATGTGGTTCAAGATGGAAATTTAATTACAGGCCAAAATCCATTTTCTGCTAAAAAAACGGCTTTAGAAATTATAGAAAATTTAGAAAAAGCCTAA
- a CDS encoding NAD(P)/FAD-dependent oxidoreductase yields MSKRIIIAGSGFAGLWAALAAQRAIHLASQEQNIEVVMVSPTPNVDIRPRLYEPVLENMNPDISELLSVVGVKFLAGWVNQIDGDQQTIEVSTTDGNKQTLSYDRFILATGSTTFMPPIPGLTEYGFSVSTLEDAEKLDQHLKNLVNSAANAARNTVVVAGGGLTGLETATEMPERLRRILGETDVRVVLVDSSTEIGAAMGDEAAAVIQEALTELGIEGKTGVRVSALDASGVTLSNGERIEAATVIWTAGMRANSLTSQISGEKDNLGRIIGDAYLHAPEAKNIFVTGDTVKVPTDEFGNFNVMSCQHAMSLGRVAGYNAAAELVDLPLHAYSQPKYVTCLDLGAWGALYTEGWDRKVQFVREDAKKIKQEINTVWIYPPAADLDTVFSIANPDFVIVP; encoded by the coding sequence ATGAGTAAGCGTATTATTATTGCTGGTTCTGGCTTTGCTGGTTTATGGGCTGCACTTGCTGCACAAAGAGCAATTCACCTAGCTTCGCAAGAACAAAATATTGAAGTAGTGATGGTTTCCCCTACCCCCAATGTTGATATTCGTCCTCGTCTTTATGAACCCGTACTTGAAAATATGAACCCTGATATTTCAGAGTTATTAAGCGTGGTTGGAGTTAAATTTCTGGCAGGCTGGGTAAATCAAATTGATGGCGACCAACAGACCATTGAGGTTTCAACCACCGATGGCAACAAACAAACCTTAAGCTATGACCGTTTTATTCTGGCAACTGGAAGTACCACTTTTATGCCGCCCATTCCGGGCCTTACAGAATATGGCTTTAGTGTAAGTACATTAGAAGATGCCGAAAAACTAGATCAACATCTTAAAAACTTAGTCAACTCAGCTGCAAATGCAGCGCGTAATACTGTTGTGGTTGCCGGTGGTGGTTTAACTGGCCTAGAAACAGCAACTGAAATGCCCGAACGCCTGCGTCGTATTTTGGGTGAAACTGATGTGCGTGTGGTTTTAGTTGATTCCTCAACAGAAATTGGTGCAGCAATGGGAGATGAAGCTGCTGCCGTAATTCAAGAAGCACTCACAGAACTAGGCATTGAAGGTAAAACTGGAGTACGTGTTTCTGCGCTTGATGCATCAGGGGTAACACTTTCTAACGGCGAAAGAATTGAGGCTGCAACTGTTATTTGGACTGCGGGCATGCGGGCGAACTCACTCACTTCTCAAATTTCAGGTGAAAAAGATAATTTAGGCCGTATTATTGGGGATGCTTATTTACATGCACCCGAAGCAAAAAATATTTTTGTGACGGGTGATACGGTAAAAGTTCCAACCGATGAGTTCGGTAATTTTAATGTGATGTCTTGCCAGCATGCCATGAGCCTAGGCCGTGTTGCTGGTTACAACGCAGCCGCAGAATTGGTCGATTTACCGTTACATGCATATAGCCAACCAAAGTATGTCACTTGTCTTGACTTAGGTGCATGGGGAGCTCTTTACACAGAAGGTTGGGACCGTAAAGTTCAATTTGTACGTGAAGATGCTAAAAAAATTAAACAGGAAATTAATACTGTCTGGATTTACCCGCCTGCGGCAGACCTTGATACTGTTTTTTCGATAGCAAATCCTGATTTTGTTATTGTTCCTTAA
- a CDS encoding RrF2 family transcriptional regulator: MAYITSSVEYAIHCLLFLVNNEDKPLSSKDLAELQGVSPSFMAKIFPKLEKAGLVVAQEGVRGGYLLAKPAHEISFLDIVNAIEGEKPLFECQEVRGKCAVFNHAPPDWATSGVCAVHAVMLQAEKAMRDALGAHTLGDIADRFGRYAPDVFFSDVNGWINERIEGRTAKMRKNKISRDTPD, encoded by the coding sequence ATGGCTTATATCACTAGTAGCGTCGAGTATGCGATTCACTGTCTTCTTTTTCTTGTGAACAATGAAGATAAACCTTTGAGTAGTAAGGATCTGGCCGAATTACAAGGAGTCTCTCCGAGTTTTATGGCCAAGATTTTTCCTAAACTTGAAAAGGCAGGCCTTGTTGTTGCACAAGAAGGTGTTCGCGGTGGATATTTACTGGCCAAACCGGCTCATGAAATCAGTTTTTTAGATATCGTGAATGCAATCGAAGGTGAAAAACCGCTTTTTGAGTGCCAAGAAGTCCGTGGGAAGTGTGCAGTCTTTAATCATGCCCCGCCAGATTGGGCAACCAGTGGTGTGTGTGCAGTGCATGCCGTCATGCTACAGGCCGAAAAAGCCATGCGAGATGCGCTAGGTGCTCATACACTTGGTGATATTGCAGACCGTTTTGGCCGTTATGCACCCGACGTATTTTTTAGTGATGTAAATGGCTGGATCAATGAACGCATCGAAGGAAGAACAGCAAAAATGCGGAAAAATAAAATATCTCGGGACACCCCCGACTAA
- a CDS encoding MBL fold metallo-hydrolase: MTISNTTDLPSPLMPSQQHDGKFRNTRPNQHKPSFGKSLQLMWKFLFNKPKDTVPNKQIPVLSLSKEQLLSAPDRSLFRLGHSTILLKLRNEFWLTDPVFSERASPFQWIGPKRFHQPPISIDELPPIKGVILSHNHYDHLDYHAVMQLKDKVEHFITPLGVGDALIKWGVPAEKVQQLDWWDTTHIDGLELVATPAHHFSGRSLSDSNATLWASWVIIDSDLRVFFSGDTGYFDGFKEIGHRYGPFDLTMIETGAYDPEWPDVHMQPEQTLQAHLDLKGRHLLPVHNGTFDLALHAWDDPFERIVGLAKQKDLGISTPQMGEILNLNEPNIENYWWRS, translated from the coding sequence ATGACTATTTCAAACACAACAGACTTGCCCTCTCCCTTAATGCCTTCACAGCAACACGACGGCAAATTTAGAAATACACGTCCGAACCAGCACAAACCTTCTTTTGGTAAGTCGCTTCAGTTGATGTGGAAGTTTCTATTTAACAAACCGAAAGATACTGTTCCAAACAAACAAATTCCAGTTTTAAGTTTGTCGAAAGAACAACTTCTTAGTGCACCTGACCGTTCCCTATTTCGTCTGGGGCACTCGACCATATTGTTAAAATTGCGCAATGAGTTTTGGCTAACCGACCCTGTTTTTTCGGAGCGCGCCTCTCCTTTTCAATGGATTGGGCCAAAACGGTTTCACCAACCGCCAATCAGCATTGATGAATTACCACCCATTAAAGGCGTGATTTTGTCGCATAACCACTACGACCACTTGGACTACCACGCAGTAATGCAACTTAAAGACAAAGTTGAGCACTTCATAACACCGCTTGGTGTGGGTGATGCCCTGATTAAATGGGGAGTTCCAGCAGAAAAAGTTCAACAACTCGACTGGTGGGACACGACACATATTGATGGTTTAGAACTGGTAGCCACCCCTGCACATCATTTCTCGGGCCGAAGCTTGAGTGACAGTAATGCAACTTTATGGGCATCGTGGGTAATTATTGATAGTGATCTACGCGTATTTTTTAGCGGTGACACGGGATATTTTGATGGCTTTAAAGAGATTGGACATCGTTATGGACCTTTCGATCTCACTATGATTGAAACTGGAGCTTATGACCCAGAATGGCCAGATGTTCACATGCAACCAGAGCAAACTTTACAAGCCCATCTCGATTTAAAAGGACGTCATTTATTACCTGTGCATAACGGTACTTTTGACTTGGCGCTTCATGCTTGGGACGATCCATTTGAACGTATTGTCGGTTTGGCTAAGCAAAAAGATTTGGGCATTAGCACACCACAAATGGGCGAAATCCTAAATCTGAATGAGCCAAATATAGAAAATTATTGGTGGCGTTCATAA
- a CDS encoding TetR/AcrR family transcriptional regulator gives MARPRSEDKRNAILSAAIETLAELGERASTSKIAKVAGVAEGTLFTYFSNKEELLNQLYLSLKAELRQVMILNYPAHADLQTQMSHIWQSYLDWSLEAPLKRKVMAQLSTSEQITEQSKQIGMQTFCDLTQNIQEHINGGTLRDYPPLFIASILGALAEVTLNFIAQDPSQTERYRKSGFEAFWHAVSI, from the coding sequence ATGGCTCGTCCTCGTAGTGAAGATAAACGTAATGCAATTTTAAGTGCTGCTATTGAAACATTGGCAGAGCTTGGCGAACGTGCGTCTACCTCAAAAATTGCCAAAGTCGCTGGCGTGGCAGAAGGTACTTTGTTTACCTATTTTAGTAACAAAGAAGAATTGCTTAATCAGCTCTATCTTTCGCTAAAGGCTGAACTTCGTCAGGTCATGATACTCAATTACCCTGCTCACGCCGATTTGCAAACACAAATGTCTCATATTTGGCAAAGCTATTTGGACTGGAGTTTAGAAGCTCCACTCAAACGCAAAGTAATGGCACAGCTTTCAACCTCTGAACAAATTACCGAGCAAAGCAAACAAATTGGTATGCAAACCTTTTGCGATCTGACCCAAAATATTCAAGAACATATTAATGGTGGAACACTACGTGATTACCCACCGTTATTTATTGCTTCAATTTTGGGGGCGCTTGCCGAAGTCACACTGAATTTTATTGCCCAAGACCCTTCTCAAACCGAGCGTTATCGCAAATCGGGTTTTGAAGCATTTTGGCATGCAGTTTCAATATAA